The genomic region ACCAGCAGGTCGGCCGCCTTGCCCTCTACCGCGCCGCCGCGGGCAATGAGCGAGCCGTCCGGGCTGAAGGCGACCGCGGTCGAAGTGGTGCCGGCCGGCAGGGAACCGTAACCGGGCGCTGCGTCGCTGAGACCGGTGGTGGACAGCGTCTTGGTACCGGCGGTCCCGGCCGCGACTGCCATCACGGAGCCGTCGGGGCTGACGGCGATGTCCTTGGGCAGGGTCGCCGGGTCGGTGGCGGCGGTGTAGGTGCGCAGGGCCAACTGCTTGGTGTAGGCGGTGGTGGCGTCGTAGACGCCGACGACCAGTTTCGGGGTCCCGTAGGTGGCGTAGGCCTGGACGATCTTGCCGGGGAACCCCGGCGAGGTGGCGAACTTCGCGCTCACCAGGCTGCCGCTGTAGGTGAAGGTGCCGCCTGTGGGGGCTCCGCTCCACAACGCCTGGACCTCGGTGGAGCAGTCCTTCGGGTATTCCTGGCTGGACTTCCTTGTGACCCACAGACGCCCGCCGGTGATGCCCAGGTCACCGGAGCACAGGCCGGCCCTGAAGTCGCTCTTCACCCATCCGCCGCCCACGTACGCGAAGGTGTCGGGGTTGAACACCAGTACGTAGTCGGCCACCGCCACGTAGAGGATGCTGCCGTCCGCTGAGAGCGTCATGGCGCCCGCGGCGTACGTGGATCCGGTGGTGACCGTGCGGAGCAGATTGCCGGCGAAGTCGTAGACCAGAATCGCGTTGACGGTCGCCGAAACGCCACCCGTGGTGACATACACCCGTTGGCGTGCTTCGTCGACGAGCATGCGCGAGTAGGTGTCAGCCGGCAGTTCGACCGTGATGTCGGACGGTTCACGAGGTTCGTCCGCCTGGGCACCCGGCGTTCCCGTCGCCAGTGCGGCGACGGTGAGCGCGAGTGCGACGACCAGACCTCTTGTGCGTCTGAACCGGGCGTGGCTGTAGCTGGTCAAGTGGCCCCCCACTGTCATGTCGGATGCGCCGCGAGGGCGACATTTGGACGGATGGAAGGTAACAGGCCGCGGAGGCTCTTGGGGGGTGATCGGCGACGCGGCACACCCGAGAGGCGATCGGGAAGGCAAGTTGATGACCGCCACGTCCTTGGCCCCGCGCTCACGTGGCGGTCAGGCTCGGCGAAGCGGTGCCAGCGCGTTGGTCCAGGAAATCACTTCGGTGAGCATCTGCCGCAGCGCAGCGTCGTGGCGCTCGGCAGGCGTGAAGGTCGTGAAATTCTCGAAGTCGGTCACGAGCGACAGGTTGACCTGGGTGCGCACGGTTGCCAGATGAAGTGCTGCCGCTATGAGCCGCAGGTGTTCGACGGCGCGGGCGCCACTGACATTGCTTCCGTAGGCGACGAAGCCGGCGGCTTTGTTGCCCCATTCGCTGTACAGGAATTCGATGGCATTCTTGAGCGCAGCCGGGATCGACCGGTTGTATTCAGGAGTGACGAATACGAAGCCGTCGAGTTCGGCGATCCGGGCACCCCAGGCGCGGGTGTGGGCATGTTCATATGCGCCCATCAGTGGGGATTGTGGTTCGTCGAACAGAGGCAGGTCGTAGTCGGCGACGTCGACGAGTTCGAATTCGGCGTCCTCACACCCCCTGGCCGTCTTCTCGATCCACCGCGCGACCTGCGGGCCGACGCGGCCGGGGCG from Streptomyces sp. QL37 harbors:
- a CDS encoding NAD(P)H-dependent oxidoreductase, with the protein product MTKLGIVLGATRPGRVGPQVARWIEKTARGCEDAEFELVDVADYDLPLFDEPQSPLMGAYEHAHTRAWGARIAELDGFVFVTPEYNRSIPAALKNAIEFLYSEWGNKAAGFVAYGSNVSGARAVEHLRLIAAALHLATVRTQVNLSLVTDFENFTTFTPAERHDAALRQMLTEVISWTNALAPLRRA